One region of Culex pipiens pallens isolate TS chromosome 2, TS_CPP_V2, whole genome shotgun sequence genomic DNA includes:
- the LOC120430180 gene encoding SET and MYND domain-containing protein 4-like, with product MEFCEEQGFFHQDYENFRSAISDDEFRGFYRCKTDHERVLFVNKVIAEQFNDLWQFKRQFDLGKSLPEALEHKEQGNKAFQYEKWSAAVKCYNKACHLLPQENDLEMSLIVANRSAALFHLNKYEHALQDIELALELKYPQDMHYKLMERKARCYFGMKDLPNAFEYYTKTYDSLQYSNLSPEKREKWIKDTQKMIIDLELRIANVRKYLEPVKNSLMKKFEPYVDKSLYFDCTETEGRFARTRIDLRPNHVLLRQLPHAAVVTGEFCESHCDHCCRRVEILFSCPRCMDVIYCSSECQKTAQDSYHRFECGFLPYLKNSGANVVAMLALRIVTQKSLDYFVEIKDELGSLGSEEVDRLPVDDYRRIYNFVTHSEGRDTEESLKWAFMAALLNTVLSLGYFYRSRYLDSYIGTLLLHNLQVVTFNSHEISELQRKSPRDTGISVCIGAGLYPTLVLFNHSCDPGITRYFIGSAVFVRTVRNIPAGSVVAENYGQLFVRAPRHERRKSLKKLYKFDCYCQACYEDWPTFFDMNPSVVRFRCAATEGCENGLIYTERLDQNVMKCEKCNGITDVNNSFRSLKDTCLLQRYQEATQLYEQREYERALSKYAALMTSMDEVLVKPYREYHLCQQGIRRCSLELGNKHTERV from the exons ATGGAGTTTTGCGAGGAGCAAGGATTCTTCCACCAGGATTACGAGAACTTTCGTAGTGCCATCAGCGATGATGAGTTCCGTGGATTTTACCGGTGTAAAACCGATCATGAGCGAGTGCTGTTCGTGAACAAAGTGATTGCGGAACAATTTAACGATTTGTGGCAATTTAAGCGCCAGTTTGACCTTGGCAAGAGCCTTCCGGAAGCGCTCGAGCACAAGGAGCAGGGCAATAAGGCCTTCCAGTACGAAAAGTGGTCCGCAGCGGTCAAATGTTACAACAAGGCGTGCCACCTGTTGCCGCAGGAAAACG ATTTGGAGATGTCCCTCATAGTTGCGAACCGTTCAGCAGCACTGTTCCACTTGAACAAATACGAGCATGCTCTGCAAGACATCGAACTTGCTCTTGAGCTAAAATATCCCCAAGATATGCACTACAAGCTAATGGAACGGAAGGCTCGTTGTTATTTCGGCATGAAAGATTTACCGAATGCGTTTGAATATTACAC GAAAACGTACGATTCGCTTCAGTATTCCAATCTGAGTCCGGAAAAGCGAGAAAAATGGATAAAGGACACCCAAAAGATGATCATCGACCTGGAGTTGCGCATCGCCAACGTGAGAAAatacctggaaccggtgaaaaacagtttgatgaaaaaatttgaACCGTACGTGGACAAGTCGCTGTACTTTGACTGCACCGAAACGGAGGGCAGATTCGCCCGGACTAGGATCGATCTTAGACCGAACCACGTCCTGCTGAGGCAATTGCCACACGCAGCCGTCGTCACCGGGGAGTTTTGCGAAAGCCACTGCGATCACTGCTGTCGACGGGTTGAGATCCTGTTTAGCTGTCCGAGGTGTATGGATGTGATTTACTGCTCGAGTGAGTGCCAGAAGACTGCCCAGGATAGCTATCATCGGTTCGAGTGCGGATTTTTGCCGTATCTGAAGAACTCTGGAGCGAATGTGGTGGCCATGCTGGCGTTGAGGATCGTTACGCAAAAGTCGCTTGATTACTTTGTTGAAATTAAGGACGAGCTGGGCAGCTTGGGCAGTGAGGAGGTTGACAG ATTACCAGTTGACGACTACCGAAGGATTTACAACTTTGTGACGCACAGTGAGGGTAGGGACACGGAAGAATCGCTAAAGTGGGCCTTCATGGCGGCGCTTCTGAATACCGTACTAAGTCTAGGTTATTTCTATAGATCAAGATATCTCGACAG TTACATCGGAACTCTTTTGCTGCACAACCTGCAAGTCGTGACCTTTAACTCGCATGAAATATCCGAACTGCAGCGCAAATCGCCACGTGATACCGGAATTTCCGTGTGTATCGGGGCAGGTCTCTACCCAACTCTGGTCCTCTTCAACCACTCGTGCGATCCCGGCATAACTCGGTACTTTATCGGCAGTGCCGTCTTCGTCCGTACGGTTCGGAACATTCCCGCAGGCTCGGTGGTCGCGGAAAACTATGGTCAGCTGTTTGTGCGGGCTCCACGCCACGAACGGCGAAAGTCGCTCAAGAAGTTGTACAAGTTTGATTGCTACTGCCAAGCTTGCTACGAGGATTGGCCAACCTTTTTCGACATGAACCCGTCGGTTGTGCGGTTCCGGTGCGCCGCAACGGAGGGATGCGAAAACGGGCTAATTTACACCGAAAGATTGGACCAGAACGTGATGAAGTGTGAAAAGTGCAACGGGATTACCGATGTCAACAACAGCTTCCGCTCGTTAAAGGACACCTGTTTGCTGCAACGCTACCAGGAAGCGACTCAGCTGTACGAGCAGCGAGAGTACGAGCGGGCTTTGTCCAAGTACGCGGCCTTGATGACCTCGATGGATGAAGTACTGGTGAAGCCCTACCGGGAGTATCATCTATGCCAGCAGGGGATTCGGAGATGTTCGCTGGAGTTGGGCAATAAGCATACGGAGCGGGTTTGA